The following DNA comes from Nocardioides sp. JQ2195.
TGAGGAGCGAGGAACGAGCGTCTCGAAACCGTGCCCCGCGCCGTACGTCGCCCCCGGCGGTGGTTGAGGAGCGAGGAACGAGCGTCTCGAAACCGCCCCGTACGTCGCCCCCGGCGGTGGTTGAGGAGCGAGGAACGAGCGTCTCGAAACCGCCCCGTACGTCGCCCCCGCCGGGCCGAGATCACACCACCGGCAGACCACCTGGCAAAGATTCTGAAAATTCTTTCTCCGAAGCCTGTGGAGAACCCCATTTCCGGGTGTCGGCTGTCAGTTCTCAGTGATGCAATGGACTCATGCTCGAAGTCGATGCCGCACTCCACCCGTTCGAGGTCTCTGACCTCGGCGGTGAAGCGCTGTTCGATCTCATCTCCGACGCCCGCGATGCTGAGTTCCGCAGCGACCGTCGCAAGGTCAGGTTGGCTTATCAGCTCTGTGTGACCAACCCTGCTGGCCCTGGCATCGACCCGGCGACGTGGGGTGACGGGCTCCCCGGGATGGCGGGTGACTACGACGCCACGTTGGGTGGCGAGGGCACACCGTTGGTGGCGCGGTTCGTGGTGGAGGACTGGGCTGCGGCGACCCGGAAGTCACGTGGTTCGGGCCAGCAGTTCCTGGCCAACACCCTCGACCTGCACCACCGGCTGCCACGGACCCACGCCCGCTTCGAGGATCTCGAGCTGGAGCTGTGGAAAGCCTTCCGCCTCGCCGAGGAAACCCACGACCTCTCACTTGAGGCAGCCCGGTGGATCGATGCCCGCGTTGCCGAAGTCGGGTCGTACTCGTTCAACGCGATCGCGAAGGCGGTGAAGCTCGGGGTGGCGAAGTTCCACCCCGAGAAGCTCGAGGACGACAACGGGCTCCCCGGCAAGGTCGACTGGGACGTCAGCGTCGACCACAACCAGGGCGCAGAGGGCACCAGCACCCTCGAGGCCATCGGATCTTCGTTGGATCTGGTGAAGTTCCACGATCTCGTCTCCGATGAGGCGACCACGATGGGCCGGCTCGGTGACACCGACACGTTGGGCCAACGCAAGGCCAAGGCCCTCGGGGTCATCGCCGACCGGCAAGCATCGTTGGATCTGCTGGGGGTCCTCGACCAGGACCCGCCGGTCCACCCGGAGACCGGGGAACCGGTCATCCCGCGCAAGTCCTACTTGAGGGCGCGCCTGTTCGTGCACCTGTCCCTCACGGACCTGGCCACCATGTGCGCCGCCTCCGCCGCCGTGGAGTCAGGTGGGGTCGGGGTGGTGGAGTCGAACCTGTTCGGGCCGGCCACCACGCACCTGATCGCCGGTTATCTGAAGCAGCTCGGTGCTGATGCCCGGGTGACGCCGGTGATCGACACCACCAAGGTGTGGGCGGTGGATGTCCATGATCCGCCGCAGGCGATGCGGGACCAGGTCACCGAACGTGATCGGCACTGTGTGCATCCACACTGTGGCCGGTCGTCGAAGACCTGCGATCTCGACCACATCGTGCCGTTTGATGACACCGGTCCGTCGGGCCAGACGAACCCGGAGAATTTGGCGCCGTTGTGTCGTCGACATCATCTGTTGAATACCCACGGCGGCTGGCGTTATCAACGAAACCGCGACGGGACGTATACCTGGACC
Coding sequences within:
- a CDS encoding HNH endonuclease signature motif containing protein: MLEVDAALHPFEVSDLGGEALFDLISDARDAEFRSDRRKVRLAYQLCVTNPAGPGIDPATWGDGLPGMAGDYDATLGGEGTPLVARFVVEDWAAATRKSRGSGQQFLANTLDLHHRLPRTHARFEDLELELWKAFRLAEETHDLSLEAARWIDARVAEVGSYSFNAIAKAVKLGVAKFHPEKLEDDNGLPGKVDWDVSVDHNQGAEGTSTLEAIGSSLDLVKFHDLVSDEATTMGRLGDTDTLGQRKAKALGVIADRQASLDLLGVLDQDPPVHPETGEPVIPRKSYLRARLFVHLSLTDLATMCAASAAVESGGVGVVESNLFGPATTHLIAGYLKQLGADARVTPVIDTTKVWAVDVHDPPQAMRDQVTERDRHCVHPHCGRSSKTCDLDHIVPFDDTGPSGQTNPENLAPLCRRHHLLNTHGGWRYQRNRDGTYTWTNQHGRSWLVTDSGTVELT